From the Streptomyces nigrescens genome, one window contains:
- the murD gene encoding UDP-N-acetylmuramoyl-L-alanine--D-glutamate ligase, translated as MTTHGPADFAGQHITVAGLGVSGISAARALAGLGAHVTVVDGGDGDKQRATARELVEQGITVRLRDGETLPEGTGLVVTSPGWKPDSPLFAAAAAAGVDVVGDVEIAWRLRGPDAAAWLGVTGTNGKTTTVRMLASILAAEGLRTMAVGNIGTPIIDVVLGQGKDGEPSYDVLAVELSSYQLHWAPSLRAHSATVLNLAPDHLDWHGSMQAYAADKGRIYEGNTVACVYNVADKATEDLVREADVEEGCRAIGFTLGTPGPSQLGVVDGILVDRAFVENRQQQAQELAEVSDIAPGSGTPAPHNIANALAAAALARAFGVRPAAVRDGLRAFHPEAHRIQHIAERDGVTYIDDSKATNTHAAEASLAAYEHIVWIAGGLAKGATFDELVQKSAARLRGAVLIGADRALIREALARHAPDVPVVDLDRTDTGAMPEAVREATRLAEPGDTVLLAPACASMDMFVNYNKRGEAFAEAVGELTARDH; from the coding sequence GTGACCACGCACGGCCCGGCGGACTTCGCCGGTCAGCACATCACCGTCGCCGGCCTCGGCGTGAGCGGCATCAGTGCCGCCCGCGCCCTGGCCGGCCTCGGCGCCCATGTCACCGTCGTGGACGGTGGCGACGGCGACAAGCAGCGGGCCACCGCCCGTGAGCTGGTGGAGCAGGGGATCACCGTCCGCCTCCGCGACGGGGAGACCCTCCCCGAGGGCACCGGCCTGGTCGTCACCTCTCCCGGCTGGAAGCCGGACAGCCCCCTGTTCGCGGCGGCCGCGGCGGCCGGTGTGGACGTGGTCGGCGATGTCGAGATCGCCTGGCGGCTGCGCGGGCCGGACGCCGCGGCCTGGCTCGGGGTCACCGGCACCAACGGCAAGACCACCACCGTGCGGATGCTGGCCTCGATCCTGGCCGCCGAGGGCCTGCGCACCATGGCGGTCGGCAACATCGGCACCCCGATCATCGATGTCGTCCTGGGGCAGGGCAAGGACGGCGAGCCCTCCTATGACGTGCTGGCCGTGGAGCTCTCCAGCTACCAGCTGCACTGGGCGCCGTCGCTGCGCGCGCACTCCGCCACGGTCCTCAACCTCGCCCCCGACCACCTCGACTGGCACGGCTCCATGCAGGCGTACGCCGCCGACAAGGGCCGGATCTACGAGGGCAACACCGTCGCCTGTGTCTACAACGTGGCCGACAAGGCGACCGAGGACCTGGTGCGCGAGGCCGACGTCGAGGAGGGCTGCCGGGCCATCGGCTTCACCCTCGGCACCCCCGGCCCCTCCCAACTCGGCGTCGTCGACGGCATCCTCGTCGACCGCGCCTTCGTGGAGAACCGTCAGCAGCAGGCCCAGGAGCTCGCCGAGGTCTCCGACATCGCGCCCGGCTCCGGGACCCCCGCCCCGCACAACATCGCCAACGCCCTCGCGGCGGCGGCGCTGGCCCGTGCCTTCGGCGTCCGTCCCGCCGCCGTACGCGACGGACTGCGCGCCTTCCACCCGGAAGCGCACCGCATCCAGCACATCGCGGAGCGCGACGGCGTCACCTACATCGACGACTCCAAGGCCACCAACACCCACGCCGCCGAGGCGTCGTTGGCGGCGTACGAGCACATCGTGTGGATCGCCGGCGGCCTCGCCAAGGGCGCGACCTTCGACGAGCTGGTGCAGAAGTCGGCGGCCCGGCTGCGCGGGGCGGTGCTGATCGGCGCCGATCGGGCGCTGATCCGGGAAGCCCTGGCGCGACACGCCCCCGATGTCCCGGTGGTCGACCTCGACCGGACCGACACTGGGGCGATGCCCGAGGCGGTCCGGGAAGCGACCCGCCTGGCCGAGCCCGGCGACACCGTCCTGCTGGCTCCGGCCTGTGCCTCGATGGACATGTTCGTCAACTACAACAAGCGGGGCGAAGCCTTCGCCGAGGCGGTCGGTGAGCTGACCGCACGGGATCACTAG
- the ftsZ gene encoding cell division protein FtsZ: MAAPQNYLAVIKVVGIGGGGVNAINRMIEVGLKGVEFIAINTDAQALLMSDADVKLDVGREMTRGLGAGANPDVGRKAAEDHREEIEEVLKGADMVFVTAGEGGGTGTGGAPVVANIARSLGALTIGVVTRPFTFEGRRRANQAEDGIAQLREEVDTLIVIPNDRLLSISDRQVSVLDAFKSADQVLLSGVQGITDLITTPGLINLDFADVKSVMSEAGSALMGIGSARGDDRAVAAAEMAISSPLLEASIDGARGVLLSISGGSDLGLFEINEAAQLVSEAAHPEANIIFGAVIDDALGDEVRVTVIAAGFDGGQPPARRDAQSSALSSPKREEPTPAPSRPATPPEPRSSSFGGLGSVPVRDEEPAPAESSSSLGEVPSSPASAPQVPPARPYSDSAAEELDVPDFLK; the protein is encoded by the coding sequence GTGGCAGCACCGCAGAACTACCTCGCAGTCATCAAGGTCGTCGGCATCGGCGGCGGTGGCGTGAACGCCATCAACCGGATGATCGAGGTCGGGCTCAAGGGCGTCGAGTTCATCGCGATCAACACCGATGCGCAGGCGCTGCTGATGAGCGACGCCGACGTCAAGCTTGACGTCGGCCGCGAAATGACCCGCGGACTCGGCGCCGGCGCCAACCCCGATGTGGGTCGCAAGGCGGCCGAGGACCACCGCGAGGAGATCGAGGAGGTCCTCAAGGGGGCCGACATGGTCTTCGTGACCGCGGGCGAGGGCGGCGGCACCGGCACCGGTGGTGCCCCCGTCGTCGCCAACATCGCCCGCTCGCTGGGCGCCCTGACGATCGGTGTGGTCACCCGGCCGTTCACCTTCGAGGGCCGCCGTCGCGCCAACCAGGCCGAGGACGGCATCGCCCAGCTGCGCGAAGAGGTCGACACCCTCATCGTGATCCCCAACGACCGACTGCTGTCCATCTCGGACCGCCAGGTGAGCGTGCTCGACGCGTTCAAGTCTGCGGACCAGGTGCTGCTGTCGGGTGTCCAGGGCATCACCGATCTGATCACCACCCCGGGTCTGATCAACCTCGACTTCGCCGACGTCAAGTCCGTGATGTCGGAGGCCGGATCGGCCCTCATGGGGATCGGTTCGGCGCGCGGCGACGACCGTGCGGTGGCCGCAGCGGAGATGGCGATCTCCTCGCCGCTCCTGGAGGCGTCCATCGACGGCGCCCGCGGTGTGCTGCTGTCCATCTCCGGCGGTTCCGACCTCGGTCTCTTCGAGATCAACGAGGCCGCCCAGCTGGTCAGCGAGGCCGCACACCCGGAAGCCAACATCATCTTCGGTGCGGTCATCGACGATGCGCTGGGCGACGAGGTACGGGTGACGGTCATCGCCGCGGGATTCGACGGCGGTCAGCCGCCGGCCCGCCGGGATGCGCAGTCCTCCGCGCTGTCCTCCCCGAAGCGCGAGGAGCCCACCCCGGCCCCGAGCCGTCCGGCCACTCCGCCCGAGCCGCGTTCGTCGTCCTTCGGCGGACTGGGTTCGGTGCCCGTACGGGACGAGGAGCCGGCACCCGCCGAGTCCTCCTCCTCACTGGGCGAGGTCCCGTCGTCCCCGGCGAGCGCTCCGCAGGTTCCCCCGGCCCGTCCGTACTCGGACTCCGCGGCCGAGGAACTGGACGTTCCCGACTTCCTGAAGTGA
- the murG gene encoding undecaprenyldiphospho-muramoylpentapeptide beta-N-acetylglucosaminyltransferase gives MHVVLAGGGTAGHIEPALALADALRRQDPTVGITALGTEKGLETRLVPERGYELGLIPAVPLPRKPTPELITVPGRLRGTIKAAEQILERTKADCVVGFGGYVALPGYLAAKRLGVPIIVHEANARPGLANKIGSRYAKFVAVSTPDSKLRGARYVGIPLRRTIATLDRAAVRPEARAAFGLDPNLPTLLVSGGSQGARRLNEVIQAAVPVLQRAGIQVLHAVGPKNELPHVDNMPGMPPYVPVPYVDRMDLAYAAADMMLCRAGAMTVAELSAVGLPAAFVPLPIGNGEQRLNAQPLVNAGGGLLVDDAQLTPDWVQNSVLPVLADPHRLYEMSRAASEFGRRDADELLVGMVYEAIAQHNK, from the coding sequence GTGCATGTCGTACTCGCCGGTGGGGGGACCGCCGGCCACATCGAGCCCGCGCTCGCCCTCGCGGACGCACTGCGGAGGCAGGACCCCACCGTGGGGATCACGGCACTCGGTACGGAGAAGGGCCTGGAGACCCGCCTCGTCCCGGAGCGCGGCTATGAGCTGGGTCTGATCCCGGCCGTGCCGCTGCCGCGCAAGCCCACCCCCGAGCTGATCACCGTCCCCGGGCGGCTGCGCGGCACGATCAAGGCCGCCGAGCAGATCCTGGAGCGCACGAAGGCGGACTGTGTCGTCGGCTTCGGCGGCTATGTGGCGCTGCCCGGCTATCTGGCCGCCAAGCGGCTCGGGGTGCCGATCATCGTCCACGAGGCCAACGCCCGCCCCGGTCTGGCCAACAAGATCGGCTCGCGGTACGCCAAGTTCGTCGCCGTCAGCACCCCGGACAGCAAGCTGCGCGGTGCCCGCTATGTCGGCATCCCGCTGCGCCGCACCATCGCCACCCTGGACCGCGCCGCGGTCCGCCCCGAGGCGCGGGCCGCCTTCGGTCTCGACCCCAACCTCCCGACCCTGCTGGTGTCCGGTGGTTCCCAGGGTGCCCGCCGCCTGAACGAGGTCATCCAGGCCGCCGTTCCGGTCCTGCAGCGCGCCGGTATCCAGGTCCTGCACGCGGTCGGCCCGAAGAACGAACTGCCGCATGTGGACAACATGCCCGGGATGCCCCCCTATGTCCCGGTACCGTACGTGGACCGGATGGATCTCGCGTACGCCGCGGCCGACATGATGCTCTGCCGCGCGGGCGCAATGACCGTCGCCGAGTTGTCCGCCGTCGGGCTCCCGGCCGCGTTCGTCCCGCTGCCCATCGGCAACGGCGAGCAGCGGCTCAACGCCCAGCCGCTGGTCAACGCCGGCGGGGGCCTGCTGGTCGACGACGCCCAGCTGACCCCGGACTGGGTGCAGAACAGCGTGCTCCCGGTCCTGGCCGATCCGCACCGGCTGTACGAGATGTCGCGCGCGGCCTCCGAGTTCGGCCGCCGGGACGCCGACGAGCTGTTGGTCGGCATGGTGTACGAGGCGATCGCGCAGCACAACAAGTAG
- a CDS encoding YggT family protein: protein MSVFGQVIYIALYCFLIVLIFRLVMDYVFQFARSWQPGKAMVVILEAAYTVTDPPLKLLRRVIPPLRLGGVALDLSFFVLMIIVYILITAVRSVLLV from the coding sequence ATGAGTGTCTTTGGTCAGGTGATCTACATCGCGCTGTACTGCTTCCTGATCGTGTTGATCTTCCGGCTGGTGATGGACTATGTCTTCCAGTTCGCCCGTTCATGGCAACCCGGCAAGGCGATGGTGGTCATTCTTGAGGCCGCCTACACTGTCACTGATCCGCCACTCAAGCTTCTGCGGCGGGTCATCCCGCCGCTGCGTCTCGGGGGCGTGGCGCTCGACCTGTCCTTCTTCGTATTGATGATCATCGTGTACATCCTGATCACCGCCGTGAGGTCGGTGTTGTTGGTGTGA
- a CDS encoding YggS family pyridoxal phosphate-dependent enzyme produces MARGHPRPGAGGGHAVTDDRKTQLAQNLAQVEERISAACAKAGRPREEVTLIVVTKTYPASDVRLLAELGVRQVAENRDQEAAHKAAECTDLSLTWHFVGQLQTNKVRSVAGYAGIVQSVDRARLVTTLSREAVRAERELGCLIQVALDAESGVRGERGGVAPDGVAPLAEQIAGAQGLRLDGVMTVAPLAGPYAGRELAAFERLMEISSDLRADHPAANMVSAGMSADLEEAVAAGATHVRVGTAVLGVRPRLR; encoded by the coding sequence ATGGCTCGGGGACACCCCCGGCCCGGGGCTGGGGGAGGCCACGCCGTGACCGACGACCGCAAGACGCAACTGGCACAGAACCTGGCACAGGTGGAGGAACGTATCTCCGCCGCCTGCGCCAAGGCCGGCCGGCCGCGTGAGGAGGTGACCCTGATCGTGGTCACCAAGACCTACCCCGCGAGCGATGTCCGGCTGCTCGCGGAACTGGGGGTGCGGCAGGTCGCGGAGAACCGGGACCAGGAGGCGGCACACAAGGCCGCTGAATGCACTGATTTGTCCCTTACTTGGCACTTCGTTGGTCAACTGCAGACGAACAAGGTGCGGTCCGTGGCCGGTTATGCCGGGATTGTTCAGTCGGTCGACCGCGCCAGGCTCGTCACCACGCTCTCCAGGGAGGCCGTGCGTGCCGAACGTGAACTGGGTTGCCTGATCCAGGTGGCACTTGACGCGGAGTCGGGTGTGCGGGGTGAACGGGGAGGTGTGGCGCCGGACGGTGTCGCGCCGCTCGCCGAGCAGATCGCCGGGGCCCAAGGTCTGCGTCTGGACGGTGTGATGACCGTCGCGCCGCTGGCCGGGCCCTATGCCGGGCGTGAACTCGCCGCCTTCGAACGGCTCATGGAAATCTCATCCGACCTGCGCGCGGACCATCCTGCTGCCAACATGGTGTCAGCAGGCATGAGCGCGGACCTCGAAGAGGCCGTGGCGGCCGGGGCGACACATGTGCGCGTCGGCACTGCGGTACTCGGAGTCCGACCACGGCTCCGGTAA
- the mraY gene encoding phospho-N-acetylmuramoyl-pentapeptide-transferase, which translates to MKQILFSGMIGLFLTLIGTPLLIKLLAKKGYGQFIRDDGPRTHGSKKGTPTMGGISFILATIIAYAVTKVITSSDPTFSGVLVLFLFAGMGLVGFLDDYIKIVKQRSLGLRAKAKMAGQLIVGIAFAVLSLQFADLRGQTPASDRLSFTQDFGWQIGPVIFVIWALFMILAMSNGVNLTDGLDGLATGASVMVFGAYTFIGIWQYQESCANQITAGPGCYEVRDPLDLAVVASALMGACFGFLWWNTSPAKIFMGDTGSLALGGALAGLAICSRTELLLAILGGLFVLITMSVVIQVGSFRLTGKRVFRMAPLQHHFELKGWSEVLVVVRFWIIQGMCVIVGLGIFYGGWQAAK; encoded by the coding sequence ATGAAGCAGATCCTCTTCTCCGGAATGATCGGGCTCTTCCTGACCCTGATCGGCACCCCGCTGCTGATCAAGCTGCTGGCCAAAAAGGGATACGGGCAGTTCATCCGCGATGACGGCCCGCGGACCCACGGCAGCAAGAAGGGCACGCCCACCATGGGCGGTATCTCCTTCATCCTGGCCACGATCATCGCCTACGCCGTGACAAAGGTGATCACCTCCAGCGATCCGACCTTCTCGGGTGTGCTGGTGCTCTTCCTCTTCGCGGGCATGGGCCTGGTCGGGTTCCTCGACGACTACATCAAGATCGTCAAGCAGCGCTCGCTGGGCCTGCGGGCCAAGGCCAAGATGGCCGGCCAGCTGATCGTCGGTATCGCCTTCGCCGTGCTGTCGCTGCAGTTCGCGGACCTGCGCGGGCAGACCCCGGCGTCCGACCGGCTCTCCTTCACCCAGGACTTCGGCTGGCAGATCGGCCCGGTGATCTTCGTGATCTGGGCGCTGTTCATGATCCTGGCGATGTCCAACGGCGTGAACCTCACCGACGGCCTCGACGGCCTCGCCACCGGCGCCTCGGTGATGGTCTTCGGCGCGTACACCTTCATCGGCATCTGGCAGTACCAGGAGTCGTGCGCCAACCAGATCACCGCCGGACCGGGCTGTTACGAGGTCCGCGATCCGCTCGACCTCGCGGTCGTGGCCTCCGCGCTGATGGGCGCCTGCTTCGGCTTCCTGTGGTGGAACACCTCGCCCGCCAAGATCTTCATGGGCGACACCGGCTCGCTGGCCCTGGGCGGCGCGCTGGCCGGCCTGGCCATCTGCTCCCGTACGGAGCTGCTGCTCGCCATCCTCGGCGGTCTCTTCGTCCTGATCACCATGTCCGTGGTGATCCAGGTCGGATCGTTCCGGCTGACCGGCAAGCGGGTCTTCCGTATGGCGCCACTCCAGCACCACTTCGAACTCAAGGGGTGGTCGGAAGTCCTTGTGGTGGTCCGGTTCTGGATCATCCAGGGCATGTGCGTCATCGTGGGACTCGGCATCTTCTACGGCGGCTGGCAGGCAGCAAAGTGA
- the ftsW gene encoding putative lipid II flippase FtsW — protein MTARSAKAATPRPVRRPSTARKPRGGRTPGGLRGLHTRLKRAWDRPLTAYYLILGGSLLITVLGLVMVYSASQIKALQSGLAPTYFFRKQLLAAVLGGGLLLAASRMKVRLHRGLAYPLLAVSVFLMCLVQIPGIGVAVNGNQNWISLGGPFQMQPSEFAKLALVLWGADLLARKQDKRLLVQWKHLLVPLIPVAFLLLGLIMLGGDMGTAIILTAILFGLLWLAGAPTRLFVGVLGAATLIGALLIKTSANRMSRLACIGATDPGPGDQCWQAVHGIYALASGGFFGSGLGASMEKWGELPEPHTDFIFAITGEELGLAGTLSVLALFAALGYAGIRVAGRTEDPFVRYAAGGVTTWITAQAVINIGAVLGLLPIAGVPLPLFSYGGSALLPTMFAIGLLIAFARDEPAARAALAMRQPVFGRRQAGVRWKTMRRRVKKRPSGER, from the coding sequence ATGACGGCCCGATCGGCGAAGGCGGCCACACCGCGTCCGGTGCGCCGGCCCTCCACGGCGCGCAAGCCGCGCGGCGGCCGCACACCGGGCGGCCTCCGGGGGCTCCACACCCGGCTGAAACGGGCCTGGGACCGCCCGCTGACCGCCTACTACCTGATCCTCGGCGGCAGCCTGCTGATCACCGTCCTGGGCCTGGTGATGGTCTACTCGGCGTCCCAGATCAAGGCGCTGCAGTCCGGTCTGGCCCCGACGTACTTCTTCCGCAAGCAGCTGCTGGCCGCCGTCCTGGGCGGCGGGCTGCTGCTGGCCGCCTCCCGGATGAAGGTGCGGCTGCACCGCGGGCTCGCGTATCCGCTGCTCGCCGTCTCGGTGTTCCTGATGTGCCTGGTGCAGATTCCGGGCATAGGGGTCGCGGTCAACGGCAACCAGAACTGGATCAGCCTCGGCGGACCTTTCCAGATGCAACCGAGCGAGTTCGCCAAGCTCGCGCTGGTGCTGTGGGGCGCCGATCTGCTGGCCCGCAAACAGGACAAAAGGCTGCTGGTGCAGTGGAAGCATCTGCTGGTGCCGCTGATCCCGGTGGCGTTCCTGCTGCTCGGGCTGATCATGCTCGGCGGCGACATGGGGACCGCGATCATTCTCACGGCGATCCTTTTCGGGCTGCTGTGGCTGGCCGGGGCGCCGACCCGGCTGTTCGTGGGGGTGCTGGGCGCCGCCACACTGATCGGGGCGCTGCTGATCAAGACCAGCGCCAACCGGATGTCCCGGCTGGCCTGCATCGGAGCGACCGATCCGGGGCCCGGTGACCAGTGCTGGCAGGCCGTGCACGGCATCTATGCCCTGGCGTCCGGCGGATTCTTCGGTTCCGGCCTCGGTGCGAGTATGGAAAAATGGGGTGAACTCCCTGAACCGCACACCGACTTCATCTTCGCCATCACCGGGGAGGAACTGGGTCTGGCGGGGACGCTGTCGGTGCTCGCCCTCTTCGCGGCTCTAGGCTATGCGGGTATCCGCGTGGCCGGACGCACGGAGGACCCCTTCGTACGGTACGCCGCGGGAGGCGTGACCACCTGGATCACGGCCCAGGCCGTGATCAACATCGGTGCGGTGCTCGGCCTGTTGCCGATCGCCGGTGTCCCGCTCCCGCTGTTCTCCTACGGAGGCTCCGCCCTGCTGCCGACGATGTTCGCCATCGGGCTCTTGATCGCCTTCGCGCGTGACGAGCCCGCTGCACGGGCGGCGTTGGCCATGCGGCAGCCGGTCTTCGGCAGGAGGCAGGCTGGGGTGAGATGGAAGACGATGAGACGGCGCGTCAAGAAGCGGCCGTCCGGAGAGCGGTGA
- a CDS encoding cell division protein SepF — MAGAMRKMAVYLGLVEDDGYDGRGFDPDDEFEPELDPEPDRGRRQQHPVQAEIPPEREEPVRAVTPPAQREPAPLATENGRPARIAPVASITPDRPNLEKNAPVIMPKVVSEREPYRITTLHPRTYNEARTIGEHFREGTPVIMNLTEMDDTDAKRLVDFAAGLVFGLHGSIERVTQKVFLLSPANVDVTAEDKARIAEGGFFNQS; from the coding sequence ATGGCCGGCGCGATGCGCAAGATGGCGGTCTACCTCGGCCTCGTGGAGGACGATGGGTACGACGGCCGGGGGTTCGACCCCGATGACGAGTTCGAGCCCGAGCTTGACCCGGAACCCGATCGGGGACGGCGTCAACAGCACCCGGTGCAGGCCGAAATTCCCCCGGAACGGGAGGAACCCGTCCGTGCCGTAACACCTCCGGCGCAACGTGAACCGGCCCCGCTTGCCACGGAAAACGGACGACCCGCGCGAATCGCCCCCGTGGCATCCATCACACCCGACCGTCCGAATCTGGAGAAGAACGCACCGGTGATCATGCCCAAGGTTGTGTCCGAGCGGGAGCCCTACCGCATCACCACACTCCACCCCCGGACCTACAACGAAGCCCGTACCATCGGGGAACACTTCCGTGAGGGCACTCCGGTGATCATGAATCTGACGGAGATGGACGACACCGACGCGAAGCGACTTGTCGACTTTGCGGCCGGTTTGGTGTTTGGTCTTCACGGCAGCATCGAGCGGGTGACGCAGAAGGTGTTCCTGTTGTCGCCTGCTAACGTCGATGTCACGGCGGAGGACAAGGCCCGTATCGCAGAGGGCGGGTTCTTCAACCAGAGCTGA
- the pgeF gene encoding peptidoglycan editing factor PgeF — MIGQQHHESGAHFAFTDRWGGVSAAPYDQLNLGGAVGDDPRAVHANRARAAGELGLDPAGVVWMNQVHGRDVAVVDGPWRGDDIPGVDAVVTDRRGLALAVLTADCTPVLLADPVAGIAGAAHAGRPGLVAGVVPAVVEAMVKRGAEPARIVAYTGPAICGRCYEVPEEMRSDVAAVVPEARATTSWGTPAVDVTAGVRAQLAAEGVLVREDSHICTRESADHFSYRRDRTTGRLASYVWLGDTPGPGLGEATP; from the coding sequence GTGATAGGGCAACAGCACCACGAGAGCGGCGCGCATTTCGCCTTCACCGACAGGTGGGGCGGGGTGAGCGCCGCTCCGTACGATCAGCTCAACCTGGGCGGCGCGGTCGGCGACGACCCGCGGGCCGTACACGCCAACCGTGCCCGCGCCGCTGGGGAACTCGGCCTCGACCCGGCCGGCGTGGTCTGGATGAACCAGGTCCACGGCCGGGACGTCGCGGTGGTCGACGGGCCCTGGCGCGGCGACGACATCCCCGGTGTGGACGCGGTGGTGACGGATCGCCGGGGCCTCGCGCTCGCGGTCCTGACCGCTGACTGCACCCCGGTCCTGCTCGCCGACCCGGTCGCCGGGATCGCCGGGGCCGCGCACGCCGGCCGGCCCGGCCTGGTCGCCGGGGTCGTTCCGGCGGTGGTCGAGGCGATGGTGAAGCGGGGCGCGGAGCCGGCGCGGATCGTCGCGTACACCGGACCGGCGATCTGCGGACGCTGTTACGAGGTGCCCGAGGAGATGCGCTCCGATGTCGCCGCGGTGGTGCCCGAGGCCCGTGCGACGACCAGTTGGGGCACTCCCGCGGTGGACGTCACCGCAGGCGTACGGGCCCAACTCGCCGCGGAGGGCGTGCTGGTGCGTGAGGATTCCCACATCTGCACCCGCGAATCCGCGGACCACTTCTCTTACCGGCGCGACCGTACGACGGGGCGGCTCGCGAGCTATGTATGGCTCGGGGACACCCCCGGCCCGGGGCTGGGGGAGGCCACGCCGTGA
- a CDS encoding DivIVA domain-containing protein, with amino-acid sequence MPLTPEDVRNKQFTTVRLREGYDEDEVDAFLDEVEAELTRLLRENEDLRAKLAAATRAAAQNQQQQGLRKGPDQQQEQQQRPGAPVPAAISGPQPVPPQQQGMGGPPQLPGGAPQLPPGPGGHGPQGPHGPGPMGPGGPMGGPMGGPGGPQQLPQGGQQGGPGGDSAARVLSLAQQTADQAIAEARSEANKIVGEARSRAEGLERDARAKADALERDAQEKHRVAMGSLESARATLERKVEDLRGFEREYRTRLKSYLESQLRQLENQADDSLAPPRTPATASLPPSPSMASAGAGTMGGNHTMGGGQSMGGGNHSMAGQSSSGPSYGGQQQMSPAMTQPMAPVRPQSPQPMQQTPSPMRGFLIDEDDN; translated from the coding sequence ATGCCGTTGACCCCCGAGGACGTGCGGAACAAGCAGTTCACGACCGTCCGCCTCCGAGAAGGCTATGACGAGGACGAGGTCGATGCCTTCCTCGATGAGGTCGAAGCCGAACTGACCCGGCTCCTGCGGGAGAACGAGGACCTTCGCGCCAAGCTGGCCGCTGCCACCCGCGCCGCCGCGCAGAACCAGCAGCAGCAGGGCCTGCGCAAGGGACCGGACCAGCAGCAGGAGCAGCAGCAGCGTCCCGGGGCTCCGGTGCCCGCCGCCATATCCGGTCCGCAGCCGGTGCCGCCGCAGCAGCAGGGGATGGGTGGACCTCCCCAACTGCCCGGTGGTGCACCGCAGCTGCCTCCTGGTCCCGGTGGCCACGGACCGCAGGGTCCGCACGGTCCCGGTCCGATGGGCCCCGGCGGCCCCATGGGTGGCCCGATGGGCGGCCCCGGTGGACCCCAGCAGCTGCCGCAGGGCGGTCAGCAGGGTGGTCCCGGTGGTGACAGCGCCGCGCGCGTGCTGTCGCTGGCACAGCAGACCGCTGACCAGGCGATCGCGGAGGCCCGTTCCGAGGCCAACAAGATCGTCGGCGAGGCGCGCAGCCGTGCCGAGGGCCTGGAGCGGGACGCCCGCGCCAAGGCCGACGCGCTGGAGCGGGACGCGCAGGAGAAGCACCGCGTGGCGATGGGCTCGCTGGAGTCGGCCCGCGCGACGCTGGAGCGCAAGGTCGAGGACCTGCGCGGCTTCGAGCGCGAGTACCGCACGCGGCTGAAGTCCTACCTGGAGAGCCAGCTGCGTCAGCTGGAGAACCAGGCGGACGACTCGCTGGCCCCGCCGCGGACCCCGGCGACCGCTTCGCTGCCGCCGTCCCCGTCGATGGCGTCGGCCGGTGCCGGCACCATGGGCGGCAACCACACCATGGGTGGCGGTCAGTCGATGGGTGGCGGCAACCACTCCATGGCCGGTCAGTCCAGCAGCGGTCCGTCCTACGGCGGTCAGCAGCAGATGTCGCCGGCGATGACCCAGCCGATGGCTCCGGTGCGTCCGCAGAGCCCGCAGCCGATGCAGCAGACGCCGTCGCCGATGCGCGGCTTCCTGATCGACGAGGACGACAACTGA
- a CDS encoding cell division protein FtsQ/DivIB has translation MAGPTTAQRGEKKSPSGPPSAAAPPGRRFRWERLPLRAPSRRGLIIILVVTVLLGAFGVWALYASNWLRAERVSTTGTKVLTPREVVAAADAPMNAPLASVDTDALARRLRARLPRIKTVDVERSWPHTIGLKVTERVPELLMRAGGKFVEVDAEGVRFATVGTAPKGVPLLEMTASDSPSLRRFGIDRLRRAAVKVAQDLPAVVHKDVRTVRVRSYDAITLELDGDRTVAWGSREQGPEKAKVLTALLKAAPGGRHFDISVPSAPAVSGS, from the coding sequence GTGGCCGGACCGACAACCGCCCAACGCGGTGAGAAGAAGTCACCGTCCGGCCCGCCCTCCGCCGCGGCGCCCCCCGGGCGAAGATTCCGGTGGGAGCGCCTTCCTCTTCGCGCGCCGAGCCGCCGTGGTCTGATCATCATCCTGGTCGTCACGGTGCTGCTCGGCGCGTTCGGCGTCTGGGCCCTCTACGCCTCGAACTGGCTCCGGGCGGAGCGCGTCAGCACCACCGGCACCAAGGTTCTGACGCCGCGTGAAGTCGTCGCCGCCGCGGACGCCCCGATGAACGCGCCGCTGGCCTCCGTGGATACGGACGCGCTGGCCCGCCGGCTGCGGGCCCGGCTGCCGCGCATCAAGACGGTGGACGTCGAGCGGTCCTGGCCGCACACAATCGGCCTCAAAGTGACCGAAAGAGTGCCGGAACTGCTGATGCGAGCGGGCGGAAAGTTTGTCGAAGTGGACGCCGAGGGCGTCCGGTTCGCCACCGTCGGCACGGCTCCCAAGGGCGTTCCGCTTCTGGAAATGACCGCTTCCGACTCCCCGAGTCTGCGCCGGTTCGGAATCGACCGGTTGCGGCGTGCCGCGGTCAAGGTCGCCCAGGATCTGCCCGCCGTCGTACACAAGGACGTACGGACGGTCCGCGTACGGTCCTACGACGCCATCACCCTCGAACTGGACGGCGACCGCACGGTCGCCTGGGGTAGCCGCGAACAGGGCCCCGAGAAGGCAAAGGTGCTGACCGCGCTGCTGAAAGCGGCACCTGGCGGGCGTCACTTCGACATCTCGGTGCCCAGCGCCCCTGCGGTGTCCGGGAGTTGA